One Paraburkholderia caffeinilytica DNA segment encodes these proteins:
- a CDS encoding aconitase X: MLELSVRDRAMLSGELGDGAALAMRIVVATAHVMNAQRLVDISSAHIDGCLYHGSVSLDFVERFVASGTRVAVPTTLNVGSLDLIHPELYRGKPETANAAKRLMEAHLELGCEATFTCAPYQLKHRPRLGDQIAWAESNAIVFANSVLGARTSRYGDFLDLAAAITGRVPYAGLHVTENRAARLVLAAPSLRDSSRRDACFAALGFLLGLKAGATVAAITGLPADTTEDELKSLGAAAASSGSVALFHAVGITPEASTLDAALQGGEPEQTIIVSEADLVAIHRKWNDARSGEPLAAISLGTPHFSIDEFRRLAKLFDSHKGPLQCDFYVNTSRFVLWQIEEEGLAQRLASRGVQIVVDTCTYITPVMKQINGLVMTNSGKWAHYAPANIGVTVAFGSMSECVRSAFEGRVCIDELAG; this comes from the coding sequence GTGCTTGAACTATCGGTTCGTGATAGAGCAATGCTGAGTGGCGAATTGGGTGATGGTGCAGCGCTCGCGATGCGTATAGTCGTCGCCACGGCGCATGTGATGAACGCTCAAAGACTTGTCGACATTTCCTCCGCTCATATCGACGGGTGTCTGTATCACGGATCCGTGAGTCTCGATTTCGTCGAGCGCTTTGTCGCATCCGGAACGCGGGTCGCCGTTCCGACCACACTCAATGTCGGATCGCTTGATCTCATACACCCGGAGTTGTATCGCGGCAAACCGGAAACGGCGAACGCGGCCAAGCGCCTTATGGAGGCACATCTGGAACTCGGGTGCGAAGCTACCTTCACATGCGCACCGTACCAGCTAAAGCACCGTCCACGCTTAGGCGATCAGATCGCATGGGCTGAATCGAACGCGATCGTTTTCGCCAACTCGGTTTTGGGCGCACGAACGAGTCGCTACGGCGATTTTCTTGATCTGGCAGCGGCAATTACTGGCCGCGTCCCGTATGCCGGATTGCATGTCACCGAAAACCGGGCCGCCCGTCTCGTGCTCGCGGCGCCCAGCCTCCGTGATTCATCGCGGCGCGACGCCTGTTTCGCCGCTCTCGGCTTTCTTCTCGGCCTTAAAGCTGGAGCAACGGTAGCCGCGATCACTGGATTACCTGCGGACACGACAGAAGACGAATTGAAATCTCTTGGCGCCGCGGCCGCATCCAGCGGCTCAGTGGCACTCTTTCACGCCGTAGGAATTACTCCAGAAGCTTCGACGCTTGACGCCGCACTACAGGGCGGCGAGCCGGAACAGACGATTATTGTCAGCGAGGCGGACCTTGTCGCGATCCATCGTAAATGGAACGATGCTCGCTCCGGCGAGCCGCTCGCCGCGATCAGTCTGGGAACACCACATTTTTCGATCGACGAGTTCCGCCGCCTCGCCAAACTGTTCGACTCACACAAAGGACCGCTCCAATGCGATTTCTATGTCAATACGAGCCGTTTCGTTCTCTGGCAGATCGAAGAGGAAGGACTCGCTCAGCGACTGGCCTCGCGCGGCGTTCAGATTGTGGTGGACACCTGTACCTACATCACCCCCGTGATGAAACAGATCAACGGACTGGTGATGACCAACTCAGGGAAGTGGGCTCACTATGCCCCCGCGAACATCGGCGTCACAGTCGCGTTCGGGAGCATGAGCGAATGTGTTCGCTCCGCCTTCGAAGGGAGAGTTTGCATTGATGAACTGGCCGGCTAG
- a CDS encoding branched-chain amino acid ABC transporter substrate-binding protein translates to MPNTSRHYFAAGLVAVAMSLAGSQSFAQQVVKIGVSAPLTGAGAANGKDIENGVRLAVEEANAQHTKLGGQEVRFELDSVDDQGDPRIGVQVAQKLVDDGVVAVVGYYNSGVALPSSPIFARAGIPLIDPAATNPAITRQGLKNVFRIIATDAQNSGNAGKYAVTVTRAQRIAVMDDRTAFGQGAVEEFKKAVVAAGGHIVASEYTNDKAVEFNAQLTNIKAANADLLYFAGLDNQAALLTRRMSQLGMKTQFVGSGGIADSIFLGVAGHAAEGAMAWEYGRPVESLPQGKAFAEKFKKRFGADTLTYAPFAYDCAWVAINAMKQTNSAKPEVFMPALRTMQYDGITGKIEFDSYGDLKHPTSTLYQVKGARWEPVTTISAE, encoded by the coding sequence ATGCCCAACACCTCAAGACACTATTTCGCTGCCGGGCTGGTTGCCGTCGCCATGTCGCTTGCAGGCAGCCAGTCGTTTGCACAACAGGTCGTCAAAATCGGTGTGTCAGCTCCGCTGACCGGCGCCGGAGCCGCCAACGGAAAAGACATCGAGAACGGTGTTCGCCTCGCTGTCGAAGAGGCCAACGCCCAGCATACGAAGCTGGGCGGACAGGAGGTGCGCTTCGAGCTGGACTCCGTCGACGATCAGGGCGACCCGCGCATCGGTGTGCAAGTCGCCCAGAAACTCGTCGACGACGGTGTGGTCGCCGTGGTGGGCTACTACAACTCCGGAGTCGCCTTGCCTTCGTCGCCGATATTCGCCAGGGCCGGCATTCCGTTGATCGACCCCGCCGCCACGAACCCGGCCATCACCAGGCAAGGGCTGAAGAACGTCTTTCGTATTATCGCCACCGACGCACAGAACTCCGGCAATGCAGGAAAGTACGCGGTAACGGTCACCAGGGCGCAGCGCATTGCGGTGATGGACGACCGCACGGCATTTGGCCAGGGCGCCGTGGAGGAATTCAAGAAAGCTGTCGTCGCCGCGGGCGGCCATATCGTCGCCTCGGAATACACCAACGACAAGGCTGTCGAATTCAATGCGCAGCTCACGAATATCAAGGCGGCGAACGCGGACCTGCTGTATTTTGCCGGCCTTGATAACCAGGCCGCGCTCCTGACCCGGCGAATGAGTCAACTCGGCATGAAGACGCAGTTCGTGGGAAGCGGAGGCATTGCCGACAGCATCTTCCTCGGCGTGGCGGGCCATGCTGCCGAGGGCGCAATGGCGTGGGAGTACGGGCGGCCTGTCGAGTCCCTTCCTCAAGGCAAAGCGTTCGCGGAAAAATTCAAAAAGAGATTTGGCGCGGATACACTGACTTACGCGCCATTCGCCTATGACTGTGCATGGGTGGCGATCAACGCAATGAAACAGACGAATTCCGCAAAACCCGAGGTATTCATGCCCGCATTGCGAACCATGCAGTACGACGGCATCACGGGAAAGATTGAATTCGATTCGTACGGTGACCTGAAACATCCGACATCGACGCTCTATCAGGTGAAAGGCGCCAGGTGGGAACCTGTGACGACCATCAGTGCCGAGTGA
- a CDS encoding dihydroneopterin aldolase: MRVFIDEMTVQTFVGIHAHEHLEPQPVAVSLELLYGCSPAEDGDRPFVDYERLCECLSQFLADKAHTRLLETLAIQIADIVFEEFPAIEELVVSLHKPKVREHSKRSGVELYWSRLDCEAFRSGQGI; the protein is encoded by the coding sequence ATGAGGGTATTCATCGATGAAATGACGGTTCAAACGTTCGTGGGCATCCATGCTCACGAACATCTGGAACCACAACCGGTCGCCGTTAGCCTTGAATTGCTCTACGGATGTTCCCCGGCTGAGGACGGGGATCGCCCCTTCGTCGACTATGAAAGGCTCTGTGAATGTCTCTCGCAGTTTCTCGCTGACAAGGCACACACGAGATTGCTCGAGACGCTCGCCATACAGATCGCGGACATTGTTTTCGAAGAATTCCCGGCTATCGAAGAACTGGTTGTCTCGCTTCACAAACCCAAGGTGCGGGAGCATAGCAAACGCTCAGGAGTCGAGCTCTACTGGTCCCGGCTGGACTGCGAGGCATTCAGGTCCGGCCAGGGCATTTGA
- a CDS encoding mannose-1-phosphate guanylyltransferase/mannose-6-phosphate isomerase, which translates to MGYTSVNDAEVRDSDIKIVPTEERTSAAAVRLVPVVLAGGAGSRLWPMSREQYPKQLIDLLGPDSLLQATVERMNGFHAGGRTVSAPIIVCGDEHRFVTSEQLRAKGIDARIVVEPARRDTAPALTLAAAAACSDGGDAIIVAMPADHAIENLAAFQSTIALAARHAQRGAIVTLGVPPTRPDTGFGYIKLGSDLSGGAHRIARFVEKPAAELATQYLASGQYWWNSGIFVVRASVWLAMLKIMQPAMHDACLLAHAQGTCDGLYFRPGAEAFKSSPSDSIDYAVMERLGSDERFAEGVVVSLDAGWSDLGSWDAVWEALDKDADGNAARGRVVFEGATSSFAHSQGRLIACVGVTNVVVVETDDAVLVADRSRVQEVKSVVSRMRALQAPEADAHRKVRRPWGYYDSIDHGERFQVKRIVVNPGGRLSLQLHHHRAEHWIVVSGTALVTRGDEEFMLSENQSTFIPLGVTHRLENPGKLPLELIEVQSGSYLGEDDIVRFDDTYGRA; encoded by the coding sequence ATGGGTTACACGTCGGTGAATGATGCGGAAGTTCGTGATAGCGATATCAAGATCGTTCCGACCGAAGAGAGGACCTCTGCAGCGGCCGTGCGACTCGTACCTGTTGTACTTGCGGGAGGAGCGGGTTCGCGACTGTGGCCCATGTCACGGGAACAATATCCCAAACAATTGATTGATCTGCTCGGACCGGATTCGCTACTTCAAGCTACCGTGGAACGAATGAATGGGTTCCATGCCGGTGGAAGGACGGTGAGTGCGCCGATCATCGTATGCGGCGACGAACACCGTTTCGTTACGTCGGAACAACTCCGCGCAAAAGGAATCGACGCACGCATCGTGGTTGAACCAGCGCGACGCGACACGGCACCGGCGCTGACGCTCGCCGCCGCTGCGGCGTGTTCGGATGGTGGCGACGCGATCATTGTTGCAATGCCGGCAGATCACGCGATCGAGAACCTCGCCGCTTTCCAGTCGACGATTGCGTTGGCGGCGCGGCATGCGCAGCGCGGCGCGATAGTGACACTGGGCGTACCGCCAACGCGTCCTGATACAGGCTTTGGTTACATCAAGCTTGGTTCTGACCTTAGCGGCGGTGCGCATCGTATTGCGCGATTCGTCGAAAAACCCGCAGCCGAATTGGCCACGCAGTATCTCGCATCGGGCCAGTACTGGTGGAATAGCGGGATATTCGTCGTGCGGGCGAGCGTATGGCTCGCCATGCTCAAGATCATGCAGCCGGCGATGCATGATGCGTGCTTGTTAGCCCACGCTCAAGGTACTTGCGACGGGCTGTATTTCCGCCCAGGCGCAGAGGCTTTCAAATCTTCCCCGTCGGACTCGATCGACTACGCGGTGATGGAACGTCTCGGATCGGACGAACGATTCGCGGAAGGCGTGGTGGTGTCGCTTGACGCAGGGTGGTCGGATCTTGGGTCCTGGGACGCGGTATGGGAAGCGCTCGACAAGGACGCGGACGGCAACGCCGCGCGCGGACGGGTTGTGTTCGAAGGGGCGACGTCCAGCTTCGCCCACTCGCAAGGGCGTCTCATTGCCTGCGTCGGCGTGACCAACGTGGTCGTTGTGGAGACCGACGATGCCGTGCTGGTCGCCGACCGCTCGCGCGTGCAGGAAGTAAAGAGCGTGGTCAGCCGGATGAGAGCGCTGCAAGCGCCTGAGGCCGATGCGCATCGAAAGGTACGGCGTCCATGGGGGTACTACGACTCAATCGACCATGGTGAGCGCTTTCAGGTAAAGCGGATCGTCGTGAATCCGGGCGGTCGTCTGTCATTGCAATTGCATCACCATCGCGCCGAGCACTGGATCGTGGTGAGCGGCACGGCGCTTGTCACACGCGGTGATGAGGAATTCATGCTCAGTGAGAATCAGTCTACGTTTATTCCGCTGGGCGTAACGCACCGTCTGGAGAACCCGGGCAAGTTGCCACTCGAACTCATCGAAGTGCAGTCCGGATCGTATCTCGGCGAAGACGACATCGTTCGTTTTGATGACACATACGGGCGCGCGTGA
- a CDS encoding aconitase X swivel domain-containing protein, translating to MIPSTLDFDGEVLVPGRASGLAIALSPLSFWGGYDAESGMIIDKTHAGYGQSLKHRILVMPRARGSSSSSSVLAEALRNGTGPSGIVLAERDLILAIGVIAANELYALHVPVVSVGENVFAQIASFTAPLEIDAGDTSRPARIYATGSERDGSRNP from the coding sequence ATGATCCCATCCACTCTCGATTTTGACGGCGAGGTCCTCGTGCCGGGGCGAGCAAGCGGCCTCGCAATCGCGCTCTCCCCGCTCAGCTTCTGGGGCGGCTACGACGCTGAAAGCGGGATGATCATCGACAAGACACATGCGGGCTACGGACAAAGCCTGAAACACCGGATACTTGTGATGCCGCGGGCGCGTGGGTCTAGCTCCAGCAGCAGCGTGCTGGCTGAAGCGTTGCGCAACGGGACTGGCCCCAGCGGCATCGTACTGGCGGAACGCGACCTGATTCTTGCGATAGGCGTTATCGCCGCCAACGAACTCTATGCCCTACACGTTCCCGTCGTGAGTGTCGGCGAAAACGTGTTCGCGCAAATTGCGTCTTTCACGGCACCACTGGAGATTGACGCCGGCGATACGTCGCGCCCCGCGAGAATTTACGCCACAGGCAGTGAACGTGACGGGAGCCGCAATCCATAG
- a CDS encoding sensor domain-containing protein yields MRSVTRPLLLWLKTRRYRQASEQGFSHLAENASLYICRYDRHGRFLYISPNMAKALNVGPGDVIGKVSTPKRYPDGRFDNYHHALQQVLATGEPTEFELTVPFADGSTAIHHVRLVAEHDWLGRLAGVLCIGRDITETSLVERSLRAQEAELRSLAEGSPDNIVRYDRECRITFANRNLMQRVNVPVAPIVGQRSHDISWGETLAAEKRRYRETLERVIRTGEAETVEVLIGAPGSSEPRLHHIKMVAERDQDQQIKGALVFGRDITERKRMEELLAAREREFRSLAENLPDIIVRFDCEGRRTYVNGAHERFTGRPPETFLGKTVLEISAFSMDSSMYHAQIRQAIEMGREFDVEWNARGSDGVQRTFHTRLRLERDADGKVLGLLAVARDMTEVYEYRSKIHQLAYFDTLTGLANRAQFNECISQELQQAGQEGYRVGVLMMDLDRFKTINDTLGHAAGDQLLCEVARRIEAGVRATDTVARLGGDEFIIVSPRVRDAVELRGLADRVLSAVAAPVQLDGRTLVVQASIGIAVYPDHGDGTEQLVRYADGALYRAKEAGRNNVQFYTRDITDSAAERLRLEADLRRGIACGELDVHYQPLIDLATGRIVGAEALLRWLHPERGWIPPSDFIGIAEETGLIVPIAEHVMRKACGVVCRWNAQRGGDRHIAVNLSPSQFHLSHLPAVVQQVLRDTGCRPEWLALEITEGLLLVNHATTLDTLNALNQMGVRIAIDDFGTGYSALSYLTRFPIATLKIDRSFTQPATGSLKNRVLVEAIVAMAHGVGLAVVAEGVETCELADWLAGIGCDMGQGYLWSSAVPAHTLLQMETHARGVLASGHGAGPAQSYAARETW; encoded by the coding sequence ATGCGTAGCGTCACCCGACCATTACTCCTCTGGCTGAAAACCCGCCGCTATCGCCAGGCATCCGAGCAAGGTTTCTCCCACCTTGCCGAGAACGCTTCGCTGTACATCTGCCGCTACGATCGCCACGGCCGCTTTCTCTACATAAGCCCGAACATGGCCAAGGCATTGAACGTCGGCCCGGGTGACGTGATCGGAAAAGTCTCGACGCCCAAGCGTTATCCTGACGGCCGCTTCGACAATTACCATCACGCGCTCCAGCAGGTTCTCGCGACCGGCGAGCCGACTGAGTTCGAGCTCACCGTCCCTTTCGCCGACGGGAGCACGGCGATTCATCACGTGAGGCTGGTGGCGGAGCACGATTGGCTGGGGCGGCTGGCAGGTGTGCTCTGCATCGGCCGCGACATCACCGAGACCAGCCTTGTCGAAAGGTCGCTGCGAGCTCAAGAGGCGGAGCTTCGCTCGCTGGCGGAGGGCTCCCCCGACAACATCGTCCGCTACGACCGCGAATGTCGTATCACCTTCGCGAACCGCAACCTGATGCAGCGCGTGAACGTGCCCGTGGCGCCGATCGTTGGACAGCGGTCACACGATATCAGCTGGGGCGAGACGCTCGCGGCAGAAAAACGCCGCTACCGCGAAACGCTCGAGCGCGTGATTCGAACCGGTGAAGCGGAGACTGTCGAAGTCCTGATCGGTGCGCCCGGCTCGAGCGAGCCGCGCCTGCATCACATCAAGATGGTGGCCGAGCGCGACCAGGACCAGCAGATCAAGGGCGCCCTGGTGTTCGGCCGGGACATTACCGAACGCAAGCGCATGGAGGAGCTCCTGGCCGCCCGCGAGCGCGAGTTCCGCTCGCTCGCCGAAAATTTGCCGGACATCATCGTTCGCTTCGATTGTGAAGGCCGCCGCACCTACGTCAACGGCGCTCACGAACGCTTCACAGGCAGGCCGCCGGAGACGTTTCTCGGCAAGACGGTGCTGGAGATTTCCGCGTTCTCGATGGACTCGAGCATGTACCACGCGCAAATCCGACAGGCCATCGAGATGGGCAGGGAGTTCGACGTCGAATGGAACGCGCGCGGCTCTGACGGCGTTCAGCGGACTTTCCACACGCGGCTGCGCCTCGAGCGCGACGCCGACGGCAAAGTGCTGGGCTTGCTCGCCGTCGCGCGCGACATGACCGAAGTCTACGAATATCGGAGCAAGATCCATCAGCTCGCGTATTTCGACACGCTGACCGGGCTCGCCAATCGTGCCCAGTTCAACGAGTGTATTTCGCAGGAGTTGCAGCAGGCCGGCCAGGAAGGTTATAGGGTCGGCGTCCTGATGATGGACCTCGACCGCTTCAAGACCATCAACGACACGCTCGGCCACGCCGCCGGCGATCAACTGCTGTGCGAGGTCGCACGGCGGATCGAGGCGGGCGTGCGCGCCACGGACACCGTGGCCCGCCTCGGCGGCGACGAATTCATCATTGTCTCGCCGCGCGTGCGCGACGCCGTGGAACTGCGCGGCCTCGCCGACCGCGTGCTGTCGGCCGTGGCCGCTCCGGTGCAGCTCGACGGCCGGACGCTCGTGGTCCAGGCGAGCATAGGCATCGCCGTCTATCCCGACCATGGCGACGGCACGGAACAACTCGTCCGCTATGCCGACGGCGCGCTCTATCGCGCCAAGGAGGCCGGGCGCAACAACGTGCAGTTCTACACGCGCGACATCACGGACAGCGCCGCCGAACGCTTGCGCCTCGAAGCGGACTTGCGCCGCGGCATCGCTTGCGGCGAACTCGACGTGCACTACCAGCCGCTGATCGACCTCGCGACCGGCCGCATCGTCGGCGCGGAGGCGCTGCTGCGCTGGCTGCATCCCGAGCGCGGCTGGATCCCGCCGTCCGATTTCATCGGCATCGCCGAGGAGACGGGTTTGATCGTGCCGATCGCCGAGCACGTCATGCGCAAGGCATGCGGGGTCGTCTGCCGATGGAACGCGCAGCGCGGGGGCGACCGGCACATCGCCGTCAACCTGTCGCCGAGCCAGTTTCACCTGAGCCACCTGCCGGCCGTCGTGCAACAGGTCTTGCGCGACACGGGCTGCCGGCCGGAATGGCTCGCACTGGAGATCACCGAGGGGTTGCTGCTCGTCAATCACGCGACCACGCTCGATACGCTAAACGCCCTGAATCAGATGGGTGTGCGCATCGCCATCGACGATTTCGGCACCGGCTACTCGGCACTCAGCTATCTCACGCGTTTTCCCATCGCCACGCTGAAGATCGACCGCTCGTTCACGCAGCCGGCCACCGGCTCCTTGAAAAACCGCGTGCTGGTGGAAGCCATCGTTGCAATGGCTCACGGCGTGGGGCTCGCGGTGGTGGCCGAAGGCGTCGAGACGTGCGAGCTGGCCGACTGGCTCGCCGGCATCGGTTGCGACATGGGGCAGGGCTATCTATGGTCCAGCGCGGTTCCTGCGCACACGCTGCTCCAGATGGAAACACACGCGCGCGGCGTTCTCGCCAGTGGCCATGGCGCCGGGCCGGCGCAATCTTACGCGGCTCGCGAGACCTGGTAA
- a CDS encoding methyl-accepting chemotaxis protein, producing the protein MKSFAQGIKLKIFSAFGASVALVLIVGIFGVVGLSRVNSNMRDSYSGNTGPIADLSDLRAAQLDIRLQLHLIEMFHDSGRTKAALEQIRVDQNAIDRAWKRYYPGGISSEKERVVADRIKNLLPQFNTLTAQLITELEAGSYFGAMPMVDSHEEIAVSLAKLIDEDAALHKVQAKEFAEDSDSTFRTFLEISLALMGLAIVAGTGLSFYLSRAVTRPLERAVWVANRIADGTLGNQFDVKLSRDEFGQLLQALKKMDQQLSETVNGIKASTESVNVAAREISSGNMDLSARTEEQAASLEETAASMTQLTETVRQNADNARQANALATRATGMADAGNDAVQVMVATMGEISGSSSKVSEITSVIEGIAFQTNILALNAAVEAARAGEQGRGFAVVASEVRSLAQRSAAAAKEIKELIGSSVAMIEDGSRQATEVGATMSDVKQAIKQVAEIVGEITTASEEQSRGIEQVGRAVTQMDTVTQQNAALVEEAAAAAHSLEEQAGMLRDSVAVFKT; encoded by the coding sequence GTGAAAAGTTTCGCGCAAGGCATCAAGCTCAAGATTTTTTCCGCGTTTGGCGCGTCCGTGGCACTGGTCCTGATAGTGGGAATTTTCGGTGTGGTGGGCCTGTCGAGAGTGAACTCGAACATGCGCGATTCCTATAGCGGCAACACCGGCCCGATCGCGGACCTGTCTGACTTGCGGGCGGCGCAACTTGATATCCGGCTGCAGCTCCACCTCATTGAAATGTTCCATGATTCTGGTCGGACAAAGGCCGCTCTTGAACAGATTCGCGTCGACCAGAATGCTATCGACAGAGCCTGGAAGCGCTACTATCCGGGTGGAATTTCGAGCGAGAAGGAACGTGTCGTCGCAGATCGAATAAAGAATCTACTGCCGCAGTTCAATACGTTGACCGCCCAGTTAATCACCGAGCTGGAGGCCGGCAGCTACTTTGGCGCCATGCCGATGGTGGATAGCCACGAAGAGATCGCCGTATCGCTGGCGAAACTCATCGATGAGGATGCAGCGTTGCACAAGGTTCAGGCGAAGGAGTTTGCGGAGGACAGCGATTCGACTTTCCGGACCTTTCTTGAGATTTCCCTTGCCCTTATGGGTTTGGCCATCGTCGCCGGAACAGGTTTGTCTTTCTATCTTTCGCGTGCTGTTACCAGACCGCTCGAAAGGGCGGTGTGGGTGGCGAATCGGATCGCGGATGGCACGTTGGGGAATCAGTTCGACGTGAAGCTTTCCCGGGACGAGTTCGGTCAATTGCTTCAGGCGTTGAAGAAGATGGACCAGCAACTCAGCGAGACGGTGAACGGCATCAAGGCCAGCACCGAATCCGTGAATGTGGCGGCGCGAGAAATCTCGAGCGGCAATATGGATCTGTCGGCGCGAACGGAAGAACAGGCAGCGTCGCTGGAAGAGACGGCCGCGAGCATGACTCAATTAACCGAGACCGTCAGACAGAATGCCGATAACGCGCGGCAGGCCAACGCCCTCGCGACCCGGGCAACCGGCATGGCCGATGCCGGCAATGATGCTGTGCAGGTCATGGTCGCGACGATGGGCGAGATCAGCGGCAGTTCGAGCAAGGTCTCGGAGATCACAAGCGTGATCGAAGGGATCGCGTTCCAGACGAACATTCTCGCGTTGAACGCGGCGGTGGAAGCCGCGCGGGCCGGCGAGCAGGGCCGTGGCTTCGCGGTGGTCGCCAGTGAGGTCCGTAGCCTCGCGCAGCGCTCGGCGGCGGCTGCGAAGGAAATCAAGGAACTGATTGGCTCGTCGGTTGCGATGATCGAGGACGGTTCAAGGCAGGCAACAGAGGTCGGCGCGACCATGAGCGATGTGAAGCAGGCTATCAAGCAGGTAGCCGAAATCGTCGGCGAGATTACGACGGCCTCGGAAGAGCAAAGCCGTGGGATCGAACAGGTGGGCCGAGCCGTCACGCAGATGGACACCGTCACGCAGCAGAACGCGGCGCTTGTCGAGGAAGCGGCGGCAGCAGCGCACTCACTCGAGGAACAGGCAGGCATGCTGAGGGATTCGGTCGCCGTGTTCAAGACCTAG
- a CDS encoding cupin domain-containing protein, translating to MAGPNDCDSKPQFLIVYPRNEESYWQPVPANGYAAVHVAPHLVSMQRPFSAGTQTVPPGGFVRLHAHAESEEMLHFVRGNGKAVVEGRDYRIEPGMTVFLGPQQSHTLINDGTEDLHWVWFFLPSGLETFFKAVGRQRSPGDDAPDAFARPENVSAIEASTGFLPAAVNRPR from the coding sequence GTGGCAGGTCCGAACGACTGTGACAGCAAACCTCAGTTCCTGATCGTCTATCCGCGCAACGAGGAGAGCTACTGGCAACCGGTGCCGGCAAATGGCTACGCCGCCGTTCACGTTGCGCCCCACCTTGTATCGATGCAACGCCCGTTTTCGGCGGGCACGCAGACCGTGCCGCCTGGGGGCTTTGTTCGCCTGCACGCGCACGCCGAGTCTGAAGAGATGCTTCACTTCGTTCGGGGCAACGGCAAGGCGGTTGTGGAAGGGCGCGATTACCGGATCGAGCCAGGCATGACAGTCTTCCTGGGCCCACAGCAATCACATACATTGATAAACGATGGAACCGAAGATTTGCACTGGGTGTGGTTCTTCCTGCCATCAGGTCTTGAGACCTTTTTCAAGGCCGTCGGACGGCAGCGTAGCCCCGGCGACGACGCTCCTGATGCGTTCGCGAGACCTGAGAACGTCAGCGCGATTGAAGCGAGCACTGGGTTTTTACCGGCGGCGGTGAATCGTCCCAGGTAG